ttatactaataattatatatgtctactaatagaaattattaattaattatattaaatttattattacatttatactaaattcctaattacacttaacacAATAAcgcttttttctcaaaaaaaaaaaaaaataatgccttagtgattgtatttgtgtcaaaagtgaaaacttgactactttaattgtatttgtttcatcatgttagattgtattcaaataatttttgtttgattatttttatgagtttcgaTTATGAGATTATAATGGATAATaacttggtgatgtgttgatattttagtacttgattatttattaaaatttaactataatgaaattatatgacaaatttttattagtttcGCGGGTGCTCCCTTGAGGGAAGCGAGCAGGGCGGGGGGAATTAGTGTGCAGCAGGGTGGGGGACCAACCCCACCCCATTGCCATTCCTAGTCTTTCCACTCAGAATACCTTTCCACCCAAAATGCTAAGGAgaaaaatttatcattccaATGTTTGGTATGCAAGTCAGAATGGAATAGTCATGCATTTTCTAGTGTTTGACATAATCCATATTTAGATGTCAAAATAGAATTCAATTAATGCAATTTTGGTTTTATTGCCTAGGATTAGTTCATAGGGCATAAcatattttatttgttatactattttatttgttttttacatggaattttgaaattttttgctttcaaaataattgatgattgatattaaaaattttcaattgtaatATTTGATTCATTCTAGCATCTAGATTTTTATGTTAAAATTTTACATTTGCTAGTaacataattaattaattagcaatgtaaaatataaattacatGAAGCCAAACAAATATAATGTactttaaattttattattttttcattttttatataaaatacaaaaaaaaattcacacaattgTTCAAATGTCAAAGAATAAAGTATCTTAAAATATTTGTTTgctactaaaaagaaaaaatttatattagatACAAGAAAAACAATATATTCAGAAAAATTACATTTAACTATTAAGTGAGCTCATACTTGTGaggccgtatccttttaatgaatgtgtttatcgctttcacTTATACTTGTATCTGGAATTCTTGGTTATCTGTACTGAATGCATGGAACTGCTTGTTTGTCTATGTgatcggaacctcactgagctttccagctcatccctttagttttgttttccttaacaggggaaggcgtgcaaggacgagaacctgtatagactagctgggtctagctcttggttttcttttgttatggttctcgccctagcttTTGGCAAGGGTCGGATGTAGGAAGTATCGAGAACTTTTGtaccctttgtttttttttgtaagtccTTTGAGAttggaatgtatataagttctactttaagttttggattcgtGTCCTATGTACTCCTGTAGTAATGAATTGGATCCTGGTTTGCTCTCTATTGAgttttgatttctgatttgtttgtatgaacgactgagtcccggcgagagctgggcaggcggcccgctgaaccctctggttcgccttagggggaggtggggccgttacatcATAAATATTCTAAGATATGGTGATAGAAAAAAGATTTATTAGGGTAAAATTGACATCCTACTAATTTGGACATTCTAGAATGAAGTTGGAAAGAGCTTTTCCTAAAATTTTTTAGGAATTGGGATTTCAGAAAAAAGTTAGAATCAACATTTCTAGAGGAAAGAACTTACCCACTTAAATGATCCATACCGAATAAAATAGAATGAACAAGTCGGAAAGATCTTTCCTTCCCAAGCAATTCTTGCGTACCAAACATGGGGTATGGGGTAAGTTTAGAGGCAAATTTCGCCACAGATTGAGAACCCACAATTAACAAATCATCTTTTAGCCTATCTATGTTTAGTAAAATCACATTCAGGTTACTACAGTCCGGTTCCAGGGTTAATCAAGTCTGCCAGTCTTTCACAATCAGATTGAAATATGACCCTGGTCCAACCTTCTTGTGCATGACCAAATTGGGGATCATACATTATTggttgtttatttatttatttccctAGTTATTGAATGCCAAATTGCATAATTCATGAGTGCCACTATACATTACTTTTCCTTGCACGTTTCATGCAATATCAACAAATTTTGCAGAGTAGCCGTAAATAGATGAGATTTAGTCATGGCCAGGGGTAAGAGCACCTTAGATAATTGCAGCCACTTTGGATTATGGCTTGTACCGGAACCCTAATTGGTATTAAGGGGCGTTGCATCAAATGAAAGTTGAAAGGACACCAATCGGACAAGGTTGGGGTTTGGTGTGATGTCAAAACAACAGCACCAAATAATTGATACCCTTTGATTGACCCAAATGAGATCGGTTGCAGATGGGTGTCCagtgaaattttttgaaatctTGAAATGAATGGCCCGAGATCGACACCTCAGTTGGCCTGAGCAGGTACATCAATTTTCCTCAGTAGTTGAAACTAGCAGCCCCAAATCTATAGCCTATAGGTTCCATACAGTAAATTGCCATAACACTTCTGGAAGGTTTCCGGAACCTGCGGGTTGGTCCATGGAAACGGAATTATTCGCTTATATGCATTCAAAACTTTCATCAAAAAGGGTATGAGCGTATAAGCAATAGGAATACGACATCAGAGATGATATTGCATCAGTCTGAATCCTCATGTATGTAAACGCACGCACACAGCCTTGTCTTCGAAGATGAGCATAATCAATAGACTTGAGTTGAAGAATTGTAACTGGAGTCATTTTATCAGGACTCCGATGAATCGCTATGCACTTCAACTCAAGAACTTAAACGAGCAAGCAAATTACTAAAGTATGAGCAAACGATAATGTCCTTTAACTTGAAACGTAATTGATAGGCTGTATGGAGCTGATAAATTGAAATGAATCCAACGAAAAGCTTGGATTCCATTATTCAGTATTGTGCTTGACAAAAGCAAAACATGCATTGTTGTAGCTTTCTTAGTCCTGACAGGTATATATATAGGCATTATTTCGAAAAGCACAACGAAACACCTTTCTGAAACTCTCCATTAGGCATTCCAAAGGACAGCACAGTCACATGAACTGTAGCAAGCAATTGATCAAAAGAAGTTACAACCATACCAGTAACACGTAGCAAAATTAAGTAACTAAACAAAGCAATTGGGTAAGCAATAATACAACTTGCATTCAGAGGTAAGATTTACCTCCcttctctcaaaaaaaaaaaaagggaaaaaaggaaagaggaaaacgaAAGTGAAGTAGCATAATCAGAAAACCCCGTTATCAAGGggtagttaaagaataagaattacTGGTTTTCCTCTTAAGAACTAAAGCTCAAGTCATTGTTGTATATCACAAAAGAAACCAAATCCAGCATGACTTATCACAGCTTTGACTAGAGCTCCAGTCTTCTGGAATATTAAAGAGAAGGGGGAAGCTGAAATCAACTTTACGTTACAGCAGAATCCGGAGACAGAGCAACATCATTCTGTAGCAACGGACTGAACACAGCAAAACCACTTTTTCTGCAAATAGATGCAGTGACTTTGATTAAACTGAGACTATACAACTCATAATTCTCAATAAATGTAAAAatggttttgagaaattcagtCTATTTTACCATTTCAACTTTCTCAACGATCTttatcattgtgaaattgttttaTATTCTAATCCATCAAACTATTTGAACCTTCATTTATTGCCTGCTTGTTCCATTTCACCTTTTCACATATTAATATTAGATGCCAGGTTTTCAGGTTACTTGTGGAGTAATGTCAACAAATTAGAAGGTCAGCACACTGGGAACAAGTACAGATACTAAGATACGCAACACAAGGTTACGAATCCTGGATGAATAAATTCTAACATAAGATGATTGATGAAAAGAAGCACAAATGCTCATTTCAAGATATTTGATGCTTTTCATAGGGTTCACCGCATGGCCGAGGATATTTATTGCATGTACAAACCTACAACATCATCTACTTTGTTGCCTTCAGATACTTTCTCAAGTTAAATTAGACAAGAAATTGCCTGCGTTGGAAGATAGCCTTAGTGCAGTAAGTAGATATTTCTCACATGAATACAGGAATTTCTTTGGATGAATTAGAGGATATGGTTCAAAAGGTTTTGAAACTAACATGAACGCAGGAACTGGAAAGAAACACAGCTTTCATTTGAATGCACAAAGATCACCCTGCTTTATGAACTGCTATCAGACTAACATATTGATGATATCTCTGTCTCTTTCTATCTCTCCCTCTCATAGATACTAAAACAATTAATACGTAATAAATTTCACAATATTCACACCAAGAATACCAAGCGTCTCTGCTCTAAATGGGTCCTTAAGAAGCTCTCCGAAGCAGCAGAATATTAGGCTTTGATTTCAGAAACAACTAAAGAACTGTTACAGTTGGTCAAGTTTATATTCCAGGTtccaaaacattaaaaaaaaaaaaggcaagtaAAACATATTCTTTTTCTTGTAATCAAAGGTGTTAAGAGACAATGTTAGAAAACTTGTGAAAGGGCAGCTGAACTTACAGACTGAGGCTTCCCAAGAGTCGCTCTATGCTTATATGCAGAGGATCCCTTTTGTGGTGAGTCAGACTTCCCACCTGTTTTTTTCTCATTCCTAGCTTTGTTAAAAATCACCGTGAAACCCTCAGCCGAAGCTGGATCATTAACATCCCACTCTCCAAACTTTGGCAAAGGTCGGTCATGTTCCTATAAAATTTGAAAGCTTCCAAATGAAACCAGCCATCATCACTGGCAGAAAATTTGTTCCATAAGATTAAACAAATAGAATTGAATCTGTAACTTCATATTTCAAGTTTGGGTTCCAATCAAAATCTAACCCACAATAAGCCATGCAAttagaaaaatagcaaattACCCAGGTAGCCACTAAACTTTTTCAATATTCAAGATTTGGCCACTCAATTATTAATAGTATGTTTTACCTACTGAACTATCAAAAGTGCAAATTTTGGGCCATTTCATCTGATTCCACCATTAAACTTTTTCAATATTCAAGATTTGGCCGctcaattattaataatatgtTTTACCCACTGAACTATCAAAAGTGCAAATTTTGGGTCATTTCGTCTGATTCCAACGTTAACTCTACCAGATCTAACAGTCCGCGCGATTTACAAGAAATACTACTAACAGTTAGATTTGGTAGAGTTACTGGTGAAATCAGACGGATGGCCCAAAATTTAGGCATCTAATAATTCAGTGGGTAAAACATACTATTAATTGTTGAATGGCCAAAACTTGACTATCGAAAAGTTTAATGGTTACCAGGGTAATTTGCCCTTGGAAAAATGTCCTAGTCATGCTTTTAGCATAACTAGTGAACAAGGATACAAAAGTAAAAACCAAAGATGTTTATGTAAAAGAGCAGCACACAAAACATGGTGGTAtcccaagaaaacaaaaaacaattACTCCACAGTCTGACCAAAGAAGAGATTGTAGTTAAATGATCCTGGTTTATGTGCATGTGCTGTATAACACAGTTTATTTACTGGTAAGTGTACAAGCATTAACTGGGCAGTAcaataaaaaaagtaaaaaatggaAGGCAGAGAAGAATGATCCAACCAACAGCTTTGCATacacatcaaagttgtaacagCAAAAAACTCAAATCAGAAAGCTGACACAGAAGAGTACAGTATTATCAGAACCTTAAGAAAGTCTATGGAAATGTAAAGGATCGATCTACGAGAATGCAAGCCCCAGTTCGCAGGCCTTCATGAGCTTACATGAAAGTTTGATAGGCCAAAATATGTCAAAAGGAACCTGGCTGACAATAGGAATGAGCATGTTGAACACTTAAAAGGCCATGATAGAGTGACTTCTAAAAGTTTGGTGGTGATTCATGAGCAGCAAAGGATACCTCTAATTGAGGGATGGAAGGAATGAAAGGAACGAGGTACGAGGGATTACTTGTGAGATCAAGCATTGAGTATAAATTAGGAAATGGTGTCTTTCCGCCAAGTGCTACATTAACATCCAAACATTAACATCTAATCTCCATTGCTGCTTCATTTGTTCACCAAATGCGCAATCCATGAGATTTTCATTAGGAGGCATAGTTGTGCTGAACTGTTGGACAAGCTACTAATGGACATGAAAATGGGTAGCTGCAAAACAACAGTCTAATATTGACCACGAAATggaaaaggagaaaagcaacatgaattgggaaaaagaaagcgaCAATTTCAACGCATGTATCCTTCTAAGGAAAAGGGTATGCATCTTATTCATTTCATCTACTCAGAGGAACATGCTTCTTGTAAAATGTCCAATTTGCAACCGAAAGGTCTATATTATGTGGTTCAGCGTATAAGAGACAGGTCACCATGTCAAAGAGAACGTAAACTTCATAGCCGCAAGCTCTAACCTCTCAACAGTATGCATCTAGAAAACAAGACGCTTGGAACGATTTGATCTACACATGCATGATAGTTTCTGATATATGCTCCAGTTAAAGTTGCCacttaaaaaaaatggaaactaCAGCCTATTTTCCAAAAGGATCAGAAAATCATGTTGCTGCAAATATAAACAGGGGAATAACACTGAACAAAAAGTGAGCATCTTTCGATATTTTATGCAACACAGATATTGGGAGATCATGTATCAACTTCAAAGACTTGTTTTTAACTGGCATCTAAATCTTTGAAGTTGAAATATGATCTCCGAAGACACATACATGTTGATCTGTATATCTTCATGAACTAAGATCTTTAAAGTCTACTTTCATGCAAGGAATAGGCTTGAACAGGAGGACTGAAAATTACTATGAACCAAGCTTGAGCTCAAGTTCCAAGAGCTTGACAAGCCTGAACTCAAGTTGGCCCTTAGATCAAGTTGAGCTTGAGTAGAGCACCAGTTGGGCCCAAATCAGCTCAATTACATCCCTACTACCCATTGTCACTTGGTCTTGCCAGATTGATCAATATAAGTATAAACTGGTTGTAATTATCTTTCCTATTACCAGTGAGAAGAACTCTTAAGGAAATCAGATAACAGTGAAAATTTTACTGCCTTTAGTAAGAGAAGtacaaataaaaatatgaaGTAAATTCCATTTGATGCTGACTTAATTAGCCAATGACATCAGGCAAAGCAAAAGGAACCCAGTCTCGAAGAGGGGGAAAAATACTCAAAATATACATGCCTAGCATTATCCTGAAAATATGACCTTTTCTTAGTAGCATTGGAAATGAAATATATTTAAGGCAATTCTTAACACCATAGATCTCTCCACAGAACAATATCAGATATATATACTCTGTCACTTGGAATGACAAACCAAGACCATCTATATTCATCTCCTTCTAGTAATAATCTTAAGTTCAATTCCATAAAGCTATTAGATAccaaaccattttatttagtTTAGTTTAAAGATGAACTTACCTTTTCCAATTATACAGCGCTTAAAGTCATATTGCTAAACTGCAAACATAATAGTTAGATCCGATATTCTGTCAATTACATCCCTACTACCCATTGTCACTTGGTCTTGCCAGATTGATCAATATAAGTATAAACTGGTTGTAATTATCTTTCCTATTACCAGTGAGAAGAACTCTTAAGGAAATCAGATAACAGTGAAAATTTTACTGCCTTTAGTAAGAGAAGtacaaa
The DNA window shown above is from Coffea arabica cultivar ET-39 chromosome 5e, Coffea Arabica ET-39 HiFi, whole genome shotgun sequence and carries:
- the LOC113688517 gene encoding protein NOI4-like; the encoded protein is MAEHDRPLPKFGEWDVNDPASAEGFTVIFNKARNEKKTGGKSDSPQKGSSAYKHRATLGKPQSKKWFCCVQSVATE